One region of Camelina sativa cultivar DH55 chromosome 6, Cs, whole genome shotgun sequence genomic DNA includes:
- the LOC104793175 gene encoding uncharacterized protein LOC104793175: MTTIDSGECIGSEKTSVTRDESAEDSLKIDSLPLVKNEDSVEEMISPKKQVKSSPFTSLSEKDGEIIHSDSIEVSFSETSLEVTEAMDVDCPGVVVSGGDETGSTFLEENKVGEELKQSKEVSEISTKGAQFGDDVRKIEDVVETDGCVVAISDVKESSNSEKKKKKGQDSDVQMLLEAEKRRLLAEIEGGTIFNNKVDVDTLARASEVPKIEKNGKGSKEKHEKVERVRVKDNAFVGRSVNIDLVDDTALFDVVPFYKKGKDHPKRPGTDKDAPRKHKKVAGEKPIEKGNASTKVSDFLNRGDLNGKQSRIMYSRKQMESMRYAHIADQKKLWSDMYARLLPELLTEYEGLVYLKNYKSSKSNPRESGISILGTKEGMEDVTLEEDSVVKETEDNDDYSSILRPAFAVDGEPDFDSGPPEDGFEYLRRVRWEAKRIPNVKVAEIDGSKYIQKEQSVYMPQIPEISKCPEHLLPVKEWEDLLLSDFSHLRRALLQTGNTCEDEVMSSSQYLDEVLMEIFKKRLNTDSDESLGGVVSEIEGMDSVTRVSKLRKQICLVEKESGLKSSDCKWVLALCASVDTPLDADTCACLRALVRKCASLRALEVVDEQVITMANMLITIAGRYFGQME, translated from the exons ATGACGACGATTGATTCCGGTGAATGTATTGGGTCGGAGAAAACTTCAGTTACTCGGGATGAATCTGCAGAAGACTCGCTAAAGATCGATTCTTTACCGCTAGTAAAGAACGAAGACTCTGTTGAAGAGATGATAAGCCCAAAGAAGCAAGTAAAGTCTTCGCCTTTTACTTCTCTTTCcgagaaagatggagaaatcatcCATTCGGATTCTATTGAAGTTTCTTTCTCCGAAACGAGTCTTGAAGTAACCGAGGCGATGGATGTGGACTGTCCTGGAGTCGTCGTCTCTGGAGGCGATGAAACTGGTTCGACGTTTCTTGAAGAGAATAAGGTTGGTGAGGAACTGAAACAGAGTAAGGAAGTATCTGAGATTTCCACAAAAGGCGCTCAATTTGGAGATGATGTGCGCAagattgaagatgttgttgaGACTGATGGGTGCGTTGTTGCTATCTCTGATGTGAAAGAAAGTTCGAactctgagaagaagaagaagaagggacaaGATTCTGATGTTCAGATGCTTTTggaagctgagaagagaagATTGTTGGCTGAAATTGAAGGTGGGACAATTTTCAACAACAAGGTTGATGTGGACACGCTCGCTAGGGCTTCTGAGGTTCCTAAGATCGAGAAGAATGGGAAGGGCTCTAAAGAAAAGCATGAGAAGGTGGAACGAGTGAGGGTTAAGGATAATGCTTTTGTTGGGAGATCTGTGAATATCGATTTGGTTGATGATACTGCGTTGTTTGATGTTGTTCCTTTCTACAAGAAAGGTAAAGATCATCCTAAAAGACCAGGAACTGATAAGGATGCACCAAGAAAGCATAAGAAGGTTGCAGGGGAGAAACCAATTGAAAAGGGAAATGCTTCAACCAAAGTTTCTGACTTTCTTAACCGTGGAGATTTGAATGGGAAGCAGTCGCGCATTATGTACTCTAGGAAGCAAATGGAGTCGATGAGGTATGCCCACATTGCGGATCAGAAGAAACTGTGGAGTGACATGTATGCTAGGCTCCTACCTGAGCTGTTGACTGAGTACGAAGGTTTAGTTTATTTGAAGAATTACAAGAGTTCAAAGTCTAATCCGAGGGAGAGTGGCATCAGTATCCTCG GCACCAAAGAAGGAATGGAAGACGTGACTCTTGAAGAAGATTCTGTTGTGAAAGAGACTGAAGATAATGACGATTACAGTAGCATTTTGAGGCCTGCGTTTGCGGTGGATGGAGAACCTGATTTTGATTCTGGACCACCAGAAGACGGGTTTGAATATTTAAGACGAGTCAG GTGGGAGGCTAAGCGAATTCCAAACGTAAAAGTCGCCGAGATCGATGGAAGCAAATACATACAGAAAGAGCAGAGTGTTTACATGCCACAAATTCCTGAAATCAGCAAATGCCCAGAGCACCTTTTGCCAGTGAAGGAATGGGAGGACTTGTTGCTTTCCGACTTCTCACACCTTCGCCGG GCTTTATTGCAAACTGGCAACACATGCGAGGATGAGGTGATGTCGTCGAGTCAGTATTTAGATGAGGTGCTTATGGAGATATTCAAAAAGCGTCTCAACACAGACAGTGATGAGTCACTTGGTGGGGTGGTTTCAGAGATAGAGGGAATGGACTCAGTGACACGGGTATCAAAGCTGAGAAAGCAGATATGTTTGGTTGAGAAAGAGAGCGGATTGAAGAGTAGTGACTGCAAATGGGTATTAGCATTATGTGCATCAGTGGACACTCCTTTGGATGCTGATACTTGTGCTTGTCTCAGAGCTCTTGTGAGAAAGTGTGCGAGTCTTCGTGCATTGGAGGTTGTAGACGAACAAGTCATCACCATGGCAAATATGCTCATTACGATCGCAGGCAGATATTTTGGCCAAATGGAATAA
- the LOC104793176 gene encoding DEAD-box ATP-dependent RNA helicase 37 isoform X1 — MSASWADVADSENVGSGSSNQNSHPSRPAYVPPHLRNRQPTSDPVAAPLPANDRLGFGGPPSGSRWAPPGASASAGSAAGGGGYRADAGRPGYGYGGRGGGGWNNRSGGWDRREREVNPFENDDSEPEPAFTEQDNTVINFDAYEDIPIETSGDNVPPPVNTFAEIDLGEALNLNIRRCKYVKPTPVQRHAIPILLQGRDLMACAQTGSGKTAAFCFPIINGIMKDQHVQRPRGSRTVYPLAVILSPTRELASQIHDEAKKFSYQTGVKVVVAYGGTPINQQLRELERGVDILVATPGRLNDLLERARVSMQMIRFLALDEADRMLDMGFEPQIRKIVEQMDMPPRGIRQTLLFSATFPREIQRLAADFLANYIFLAVGRVGSSTDLIVQRVEFVLDSDKRSHLMDLLHAQRENGIQGKQALTLVFVETKRGADSLENWLCINGFPATSIHGDRTQQEREVALKAFKSGRTPILVATDVAARGLDIPLVAHVVNFDLPNDIDDYVHRIGRTGRAGKSGLATAFFNDGNTSLARPLSELMQEANQEVPAWLTRYASRSSFGGGKNRRSGGRFGGRDFRREGSYSRGGGGNDYYGGGGGGYGGGGGYGGGYGGAPSGGYGGETPSAWD, encoded by the exons ATGAGTGCATCATGGGCTGATGTGGCTGACTCAGAGAACGTTGGTTCTGGGTCATCTAATCAGAATTCTCATCCTTCTCGACCTGCTTATGTTCCTCCACATCTAAGAAACAGGCAACCTACTTCTGACCCTGTTGCTGCTCCATTGCCAGCTAACGATCGTCTAGGTTTTGGTGGTCCACCTTCTGGGTCTCGATGGGCTCCTCCTGGTGCTAGCGCTAGTGCTGGTTCTGctgctggtggtggtggttataGGGCTGATGCTGGTCGTCCTGGCTATGGCTATGGTGGACGAGGAG GTGGTGGTTGGAACAACAGAAGCGGAGGCTGGGACCGTAGGGAACGTGAAGTCAACCCTTTTGAGAATGATGATTCTGAACCAGAACCAGCTTTTACTGAGCAGGATAATACCGTTATTAATTTTGATGCCTATGAAGATATTCCGATTGAGACCAGTGGGGATAATGTGCCTCCTCCTGTTAACACATTCGCTGAGATTGATCTCGGGGAGGCCTTGAACCTAAACATCCGTAGATGCAAATATGTTAAGCCAACACCTGTACAGCGTCATGCCATCCCTATATTGCTTCAAGGCAGGGATTTGATGGCTTGTGCTCAGACTGGCTCTGGGAAGACTGCTGCTTTTTGCTTTCCAATTATTAATGGAATCATGAAGGATCAGCATGTACAGAGACCCCGTGGTTCACGCACAGTCTACCCTCTTGCAGTCATTCTCTCACCGACAAGGGAGTTGGCTAGTCAG ATACATGATGAGGCTAAAAAGTTCTCCTACCAAACTGGTGTGAAGGTTGTTGTTGCTTATGGAGGAACACCTATTAACCAGCAG CTCAGGGAACTTGAGaggggagttgatattcttGTGGCAACTCCTGGTCGACTAAATGATTTACTCGAGAGAGCTAGAGTCTCAATGCAGATGATTAGATTTTTAGCTCTTGATGAGGCCGATAGGATGCTGGACATGGGTTTTGAACCGCAAATTAGAAAGATTGTTGAACAAATGGATATGCCTCCACGTGGAATTAGACAGACATTGTTGTTTAGTGCTACTTTTCCAAGAGAGATTCAG aGACTTGCAGCTGATTTCTTagcaaattatatatttttggctgTGGGTAGAGTGGGTTCTAGTACTGATTTAATTGTCCAAAGGGTTGAGTTTGTCCTTGACTCTGACAAGAGAAGTCATCTCATGGACCTGCTTCACGCTCAGAGAGAGAATGGCATCCAAGGCAAG CAAGCCCTGACCTTAGTTTTTGTGGAGACAAAGAGGGGTGCTGACTCTTTGGAAAATTGGCTGTGCATCAATGGATTTCCAGCAACCTCAATTCACGGTGACCGAACACAGCAg GAAAGAGAAGTGGCACTGAAGGCCTTTAAGAGTGGAAGAACACCGATTTTGGTCGCAACAGATGTAGCAGCCCGTGGGCTTGACATTCCGCTCGTGGCTCATGTGGTCAACTTTGATCTACCAAATGACATTGATGACTATGTCCACCGCATTGGACGAACAGGACGTGCTGGCAAATCAGGATTGGCAACTGCCTTCTTCAACGATGGCAACACCTCACTGGCCAGACCGCTCTCTGAGCTGATGCAAGAAGCTAACCAGGAAGTCCCTGCATGGCTCACTCGGTATGCATCACGCTCCTCTTTTGGTGGTGGTAAGAATCGGCGGTCTGGTGGTCGGTTTGGTGGTCGTGACTTTAGAAGGGAAGGGTCTTACAGTAGAGGAGGAGGTGGTAATGATTactatggtggtggaggaggaggctacggcggaggaggaggctACGGTGGGGGATATGGCGGTGCCCCAAGTGGTGGATATGGCGGAGAAACTCCAAGTGCTTGGGACTAA
- the LOC104793176 gene encoding DEAD-box ATP-dependent RNA helicase 37 isoform X2, whose amino-acid sequence MSASWADVADSENVGSGSSNQNSHPSRPAYVPPHLRNRQPTSDPVAAPLPANDRLGFGGPPSGSRWAPPGASASAGSAAGGGGYRADAGRPGYGYGGRGGGGWNNRSGGWDRREREVNPFENDDSEPEPAFTEQDNTVINFDAYEDIPIETSGDNVPPPVNTFAEIDLGEALNLNIRRCKYVKPTPVQRHAIPILLQGRDLMACAQTGSGKTAAFCFPIINGIMKDQHVQRPRGSRTVYPLAVILSPTRELASQIHDEAKKFSYQTGVKVVVAYGGTPINQQLRELERGVDILVATPGRLNDLLERARVSMQMIRFLALDEADRMLDMGFEPQIRKIVEQMDMPPRGIRQTLLFSATFPREIQRLAADFLANYIFLAVGRVGSSTDLIVQRVEFVLDSDKRSHLMDLLHAQRENGIQGKQALTLVFVETKRGADSLENWLCINGFPATSIHGDRTQQEREVALKAFKSGRTPILVATDVAARGLDIPLVAHVVNFDLPNDIDDYVHRIGRTGRAGKSGLATAFFNDGNTSLARPLSELMQEANQEVPAWLTRYASRSSFGGGKNRRSGGRFGGRDFRREGSYSRGGGGNDYYGGGGGGYGGGGGYGGGYGGAPSGGYGGETPSAWD is encoded by the exons ATGAGTGCATCATGGGCTGATGTGGCTGACTCAGAGAACGTTGGTTCTGGGTCATCTAATCAGAATTCTCATCCTTCTCGACCTGCTTATGTTCCTCCACATCTAAGAAACAGGCAACCTACTTCTGACCCTGTTGCTGCTCCATTGCCAGCTAACGATCGTCTAGGTTTTGGTGGTCCACCTTCTGGGTCTCGATGGGCTCCTCCTGGTGCTAGCGCTAGTGCTGGTTCTGctgctggtggtggtggttataGGGCTGATGCTGGTCGTCCTGGCTATGGCTATG GTGGACGAGGAGGTGGTGGTTGGAACAACAGAAGCGGAGGCTGGGACCGTAGGGAACGTGAAGTCAACCCTTTTGAGAATGATGATTCTGAACCAGAACCAGCTTTTACTGAGCAGGATAATACCGTTATTAATTTTGATGCCTATGAAGATATTCCGATTGAGACCAGTGGGGATAATGTGCCTCCTCCTGTTAACACATTCGCTGAGATTGATCTCGGGGAGGCCTTGAACCTAAACATCCGTAGATGCAAATATGTTAAGCCAACACCTGTACAGCGTCATGCCATCCCTATATTGCTTCAAGGCAGGGATTTGATGGCTTGTGCTCAGACTGGCTCTGGGAAGACTGCTGCTTTTTGCTTTCCAATTATTAATGGAATCATGAAGGATCAGCATGTACAGAGACCCCGTGGTTCACGCACAGTCTACCCTCTTGCAGTCATTCTCTCACCGACAAGGGAGTTGGCTAGTCAG ATACATGATGAGGCTAAAAAGTTCTCCTACCAAACTGGTGTGAAGGTTGTTGTTGCTTATGGAGGAACACCTATTAACCAGCAG CTCAGGGAACTTGAGaggggagttgatattcttGTGGCAACTCCTGGTCGACTAAATGATTTACTCGAGAGAGCTAGAGTCTCAATGCAGATGATTAGATTTTTAGCTCTTGATGAGGCCGATAGGATGCTGGACATGGGTTTTGAACCGCAAATTAGAAAGATTGTTGAACAAATGGATATGCCTCCACGTGGAATTAGACAGACATTGTTGTTTAGTGCTACTTTTCCAAGAGAGATTCAG aGACTTGCAGCTGATTTCTTagcaaattatatatttttggctgTGGGTAGAGTGGGTTCTAGTACTGATTTAATTGTCCAAAGGGTTGAGTTTGTCCTTGACTCTGACAAGAGAAGTCATCTCATGGACCTGCTTCACGCTCAGAGAGAGAATGGCATCCAAGGCAAG CAAGCCCTGACCTTAGTTTTTGTGGAGACAAAGAGGGGTGCTGACTCTTTGGAAAATTGGCTGTGCATCAATGGATTTCCAGCAACCTCAATTCACGGTGACCGAACACAGCAg GAAAGAGAAGTGGCACTGAAGGCCTTTAAGAGTGGAAGAACACCGATTTTGGTCGCAACAGATGTAGCAGCCCGTGGGCTTGACATTCCGCTCGTGGCTCATGTGGTCAACTTTGATCTACCAAATGACATTGATGACTATGTCCACCGCATTGGACGAACAGGACGTGCTGGCAAATCAGGATTGGCAACTGCCTTCTTCAACGATGGCAACACCTCACTGGCCAGACCGCTCTCTGAGCTGATGCAAGAAGCTAACCAGGAAGTCCCTGCATGGCTCACTCGGTATGCATCACGCTCCTCTTTTGGTGGTGGTAAGAATCGGCGGTCTGGTGGTCGGTTTGGTGGTCGTGACTTTAGAAGGGAAGGGTCTTACAGTAGAGGAGGAGGTGGTAATGATTactatggtggtggaggaggaggctacggcggaggaggaggctACGGTGGGGGATATGGCGGTGCCCCAAGTGGTGGATATGGCGGAGAAACTCCAAGTGCTTGGGACTAA
- the LOC104793177 gene encoding protein COLD-REGULATED 15B, chloroplastic-like codes for MAMSFSGAVLSGMGSSFHSVGTKQSSVGAVGFGRKSELVVVAQRKKSLVYAVKGDGNILDDINDATKKASDFMTEKTKEALVDGEKAKDYVVEKTVEANETTTDEAKKAFDYVTEKGKEAGNKAAEFVEGKAGEAKDAIK; via the exons ATGGCGATGTCTTTCTCAGGAGCTGTTCTCAGTGGCATGGGTTCTTCTTTCCACAGCGTAGGAACCAAGCAGAGCAGCGTTGGTGCCGTCGGATTTGGCCGGAAGAGTGAACTTGTCGTCGTTGCTCAGCGCAAGAAGTCGTTGGTATACGCCGTTAAAGGTGACGGCAACATCCTCGATGACATCAACGACGCGAC AAAGAAAGCTTCAGATTTCATGACGGAAAAGACAAAGGAAGCTTTGGTGGATGGTGAGAAAGCAAAAGACTACGTTGTTGAGAAAACCGTTGAAGCCAATGAGACGACGACTGATGAAGCTAAGAAAGCTTTTGATTATGTGACGGAGAAAGGCAAAGAAGCCGGAAACAAGGCGGCTGAGTTCGTAGAGGGTAAAGCAGGAGAGGCTAAGGATGCCATAAAGTAA
- the LOC104793178 gene encoding protein COLD-REGULATED 15A, chloroplastic-like — MAMSFSGAVLTGMGSSFHSGAKQSGISSVGVISRKTQFVVVAQRKKPLVYAAKGDGNILDDLNEATKKASDFVTDKTKEALADGEKAKDYVVEKTSENTDTLTKEAEKAAAYVEEKGKEGANNAAEFAEGKAGDAKDATK, encoded by the exons ATGGCGATGTCTTTCTCAGGAGCTGTTCTCACTGGCATGGGTTCTTCTTTCCACAGTGGAGCCAAGCAAAGCGGCATTAGTTCTGTCGGAGTAATTAGCCGAAAGACTCAGTTCGTCGTCGTCGCTCAGCGCAAGAAGCCTTTGGTCTACGCCGCTAAAGGCGATGGCAACATCCTTGATGACCTCAACGAGGCCAC AAAGAAAGCTTCAGATTTCGTGACTGACAAGACAAAGGAAGCGTTGGCAGATGGTGAGAAAGCAAAAGACTACGTTGTTGAGAAAACGAGTGAAAACACAGATACATTGACTAAAGAAGCTGAGAAAGCTGCGGCGTATGTggaggaaaaaggaaaagaaggagCAAACAACGCGGCTGAGTTCGCTGAGGGTAAAGCAGGAGATGCTAAGGATGCCACAAAGTAG
- the LOC104699408 gene encoding mitogen-activated protein kinase kinase kinase YODA-like has protein sequence MTPKTEFVKFLGKGSCGSVNLVKYIKSDDDSSLPLYAAVKTAECEEYDTLEREIQVLSKLKGCRSIVQCYGNYTLEEDFDVDGFRVYRMVMEYASAGSLATFIDSYKDSRLSDTLIRDFTRMILQGLVSVHSHGYVHCDLKPDNLLIFPCRESYELEISDFGSSRKVGEKSDCWEVDNPFMGTPIYMSPESVRDNVAEKALDLWSLGCIVLEMYTGVYPWSEINYEDLAAVLLHGEAPEIPESLPCDARKFIETCLARNPKERGSASDLLLHQFLRGEQRMEDTIYDSSLPISKKAIKLKIIPPKPPQFKHLKVKIMPPKPPAFSFIPVQ, from the coding sequence ATGACACCAAAAACAGAGTTCGTGAAGTTCTTGGGAAAAGGTTCGTGCGGATCAGTCAACCTCGTCAAGTACATCAAAAGCGACGACGACAGCTCTTTGCCGCTTTACGCAGCCGTAAAAACCGCTGAATGCGAAGAATACGACACTCTCGAAAGAGAGATTCAGGTTCTATCCAAACTCAAGGGCTGTCGAAGCATCGTCCAATGCTATGGGAATTATACTTTAGAAGAGGATTTTGATGTCGACGGATTCCGAGTTTACAGGATGGTTATGGAGTACGCATCTGCAGGGAGCTTAGCAACGTTCATCGACAGTTACAAAGACAGTAGATTGTCAGATACTCTGATCAGAGACTTCACCCGAATGATTCTTCAAGGATTGGTCTCTGTTCATAGCCACGGTTATGTCCACTGCGATCTAAAACCAGATAATCTACTTATCTTTCCATGTAGAGAGTCTTACGAATTGGAGATTTCAGACTTTGGATCTTCGAGAAAAGTCGGAGAAAAATCGGATTGCTGGGAAGTTGATAACCCGTTTATGGGAACTCCCATTTACATGTCGCCAGAATCAGTCCGCGATAACGTGGCTGAGAAAGCCCTAGATTTGTGGTCGTTAGGGTGCATAGTATTGGAGATGTATACCGGTGTTTATCCATGGTCGGAGATTAACTATGAAGATCTTGCGGCGGTTCTATTGCATGGAGAAGCGCCGGAGATTCCCGAGAGTCTACCGTGTGATGCAAGGAAGTTTATAGAAACATGTTTAGCAAGGAACCCTAAGGAGAGAGGAAGCGCTTCGGATTTATTGTTGCATCAGTTCTTGCGTGGTGAACAGAGGATGGAAGATACGATCTACGATTCCTCGTTGCCGATTTCTAAAAAGGCCATCAAGTTAAAGATTATTCCACCAAAGCCTCCACAGTTTAAACACCTCAAGGTGAAGATTATGCCTCCCAAGCCTCCAGCTTTTAGTTTCATTCCTGTTCAGTAG